One segment of Mycobacterium spongiae DNA contains the following:
- the ychF gene encoding redox-regulated ATPase YchF — protein MSLSLGIVGLPNVGKSTLFNALTRNDVVAANYPFATIEPNEGVVALPDPRLDSLAELFGSERIVAAPVTFVDIAGLVAGASEGAGLGNKFLAHIRECDAICQVVRVFADGDVTHVAGRIDPRSDIEVIETELILADLQTLERAVGRLEKEARNNKERKPVYEAALAAQQLLDGGTTLFAAGVDASPLRELNLLTTKPFLYVFNADEAVLTDDARVAELRALVAPADAVFLDAAIESELAELDDESAGELLASIGQTERGLDALARAGFHTLALQTFLTAGPKEARAWTIHQGDTAPTAAGVIHTDFEKGFIKAEIVSYDDLIAAGSMAAAKAAGKVRMEGKEYVMADGDVVEFRFHTASGGKAGR, from the coding sequence GTGAGCTTGAGCCTGGGAATCGTGGGTCTGCCCAACGTCGGCAAGTCGACTCTGTTCAACGCGCTGACTCGGAACGACGTGGTGGCGGCCAACTATCCGTTCGCAACGATCGAACCGAATGAGGGTGTCGTTGCACTGCCCGATCCGCGCCTGGACAGCCTCGCTGAGCTCTTCGGATCGGAGCGCATCGTCGCCGCACCAGTAACCTTCGTCGACATCGCTGGCCTGGTCGCCGGTGCATCCGAGGGCGCCGGCCTTGGCAACAAGTTCCTGGCCCACATCCGCGAATGCGACGCCATCTGCCAGGTGGTGCGGGTGTTCGCCGACGGCGACGTGACGCACGTCGCCGGACGGATCGATCCCAGGTCCGATATCGAGGTCATCGAGACCGAGCTGATCCTGGCCGATCTACAAACCCTGGAACGCGCCGTCGGCCGCCTGGAGAAAGAGGCTCGTAATAATAAGGAACGCAAGCCGGTGTATGAGGCGGCATTGGCCGCCCAGCAGCTGCTTGACGGCGGCACGACGCTCTTTGCCGCCGGCGTGGACGCCTCGCCGCTGCGGGAGTTGAACCTGCTGACCACCAAGCCATTCTTGTATGTGTTCAACGCCGACGAGGCAGTGCTGACCGACGACGCGCGCGTTGCCGAGTTGCGCGCGCTCGTTGCGCCTGCGGACGCGGTCTTTTTGGACGCCGCCATCGAGTCGGAGCTGGCCGAACTCGACGACGAGTCGGCCGGTGAGCTGCTGGCATCGATCGGTCAGACTGAGCGCGGCCTCGACGCTCTGGCCAGAGCGGGTTTTCACACCCTGGCGTTGCAGACCTTTCTTACGGCCGGCCCCAAGGAGGCGCGGGCCTGGACGATCCATCAGGGCGACACCGCGCCGACGGCGGCCGGGGTGATCCACACCGACTTCGAAAAGGGCTTCATCAAGGCTGAGATCGTGTCCTACGACGACCTGATCGCCGCGGGATCCATGGCGGCCGCGAAGGCGGCCGGCAAGGTCCGGATGGAGGGCAAGGAATACGTCATGGCCGACGGCGATGTCGTGGAGTTCCGTTTCCACACGGCCTCCGGCGGAAAGGCGGGTCGCTAG
- a CDS encoding alpha/beta fold hydrolase translates to MSTVSSPHTVEFSGAQGITLVADEWNRGAASGGRPTVLMLHGGGQNRFSWHNTSQILADEGYHVVAIDTRGHGDSDRAPGADYAVETLTTDVIHVLAAIGRPVVIIGASMGGLTGILVAHEAGPNVVTRLVLVDVVPRFQKDGSARIREFMFSNLDGFDSLEQAADAVAAYLPHRRRPRNPEGLKKNLRLRDGRWYWHWDPAFLTKPADDPELRTEKFEDTAMSLAIPILLIRGKLSDVVSPDAVQDFLTKVPNAEFVELSDAGHTAAGDDNDAFTEAVVAFVKRA, encoded by the coding sequence GTGAGTACCGTCAGCAGCCCTCACACGGTCGAGTTTTCCGGCGCCCAGGGGATCACCCTCGTCGCAGACGAATGGAATCGCGGCGCCGCTAGCGGTGGCCGACCAACGGTCCTCATGCTGCACGGCGGCGGCCAGAACCGGTTCTCGTGGCACAACACCAGCCAGATCCTGGCCGACGAGGGCTACCACGTCGTTGCCATCGACACCCGCGGCCACGGCGATAGCGATCGCGCGCCCGGCGCGGACTACGCCGTCGAAACGCTCACCACCGATGTCATACACGTCCTTGCTGCGATCGGGCGGCCGGTGGTGATCATCGGGGCGAGCATGGGCGGGCTGACCGGCATCCTCGTCGCCCACGAGGCCGGCCCGAACGTGGTCACCCGTCTGGTGCTGGTCGACGTGGTACCCCGATTCCAGAAAGACGGCAGTGCCCGCATCCGCGAGTTCATGTTCAGCAACCTCGACGGCTTCGACTCCCTGGAGCAGGCCGCCGACGCGGTCGCCGCCTATCTGCCGCACCGGCGGCGGCCGCGTAACCCAGAGGGCCTGAAGAAGAACCTGCGCCTGCGCGACGGACGCTGGTACTGGCACTGGGATCCGGCGTTTCTGACCAAGCCGGCCGACGACCCCGAGTTGCGCACCGAGAAATTCGAAGACACCGCTATGAGCCTGGCGATCCCGATCCTGTTGATCCGCGGAAAGCTCTCCGACGTGGTAAGCCCCGACGCTGTCCAGGACTTCCTGACGAAAGTGCCCAACGCGGAGTTCGTCGAACTGTCCGACGCCGGGCATACCGCGGCCGGGGACGACAACGACGCCTTCACCGAAGCCGTGGTGGCGTTCGTCAAGCGGGCCTAG
- a CDS encoding peptidoglycan endopeptidase: MISDTNFDLALIPLIAFRPMIGIAALLALINQVSGTPYIPGGDSPAGTDCSGLASWISNAATDRPVFGDRFNTGNEEAALMARGFHYGTAPNALVIGWNGGHTAVTLPDGTPVSSGEGGGVRIGGGGAYQPQFTHHMFLPMDPAGLVVDAPPLGPPPMDPPPPGAPALDVPPPGAPAPDAPPPGAPALDAPPPGAPAVDVPPPGGPPALADEPAPELPIPAPDVDPADAPEITNA, translated from the coding sequence GTGATAAGCGACACAAATTTTGATTTGGCACTTATTCCATTGATAGCGTTCCGGCCCATGATTGGTATTGCAGCGCTGTTGGCGCTCATTAATCAGGTTTCCGGAACTCCGTATATTCCGGGCGGAGATTCTCCGGCCGGAACCGACTGCTCCGGGCTGGCATCGTGGATATCGAATGCGGCGACTGACCGTCCGGTTTTCGGGGATAGATTCAATACCGGGAACGAAGAAGCCGCGTTGATGGCGCGTGGCTTCCACTACGGAACTGCTCCCAACGCCTTGGTGATCGGTTGGAACGGTGGCCACACGGCGGTGACCCTGCCCGATGGGACCCCGGTGTCCAGTGGTGAAGGTGGCGGTGTGCGCATCGGTGGTGGGGGCGCCTACCAGCCGCAATTCACCCACCACATGTTCTTGCCGATGGATCCTGCAGGTCTGGTCGTAGACGCGCCGCCGCTGGGTCCGCCTCCTATGGATCCGCCGCCTCCGGGTGCTCCCGCCCTCGATGTGCCGCCTCCGGGTGCTCCTGCCCCGGATGCGCCGCCACCAGGTGCTCCCGCCTTGGATGCGCCGCCTCCGGGTGCTCCTGCCGTGGATGTGCCGCCCCCGGGCGGGCCTCCCGCGTTGGCTGATGAGCCTGCCCCGGAACTACCCATTCCGGCCCCCGATGTGGACCCTGCTGACGCACCCGAAATTACAAATGCGTAA
- a CDS encoding guanylate cyclase produces MTLDQALTETRTGDLWLFRGRSRPDRAIQTLTNSPVNHVGMTVAIDDLPPLIWHAELGDKLVDMWTGTHHRGVQLNDLRQAVRQWAERYQQRCWLRQLTPYANRDQENELLRVVARMNGTAFPTTVRLTGRWLRGRLPTANDWTRGIPLVDRKVRERTRRRKETKRGMSLETAYCAETVAITYEEMGLLDTDKGSNWFDPGSFWSGDTLPLAPGYQLGEEIAVVVT; encoded by the coding sequence TTGACCCTCGATCAAGCACTCACCGAAACCCGGACCGGCGACCTGTGGTTGTTTCGCGGCCGTTCCCGCCCCGACCGCGCCATCCAAACCCTGACCAACAGCCCGGTCAACCACGTCGGCATGACGGTGGCCATCGACGACTTGCCGCCGTTGATATGGCACGCGGAGCTGGGCGACAAGCTGGTCGACATGTGGACGGGAACCCATCACCGCGGCGTGCAGCTCAACGATCTTCGCCAAGCCGTCCGGCAGTGGGCCGAGCGCTACCAGCAGCGGTGCTGGTTGCGCCAGCTCACCCCGTACGCCAACCGCGACCAGGAGAACGAATTGCTGCGGGTCGTTGCGCGAATGAACGGAACTGCGTTTCCGACCACTGTCCGACTGACTGGCAGATGGCTGCGCGGCCGGCTGCCGACCGCCAACGACTGGACGCGGGGAATCCCACTGGTGGACAGGAAGGTTCGCGAAAGAACGCGGCGACGCAAGGAAACCAAGCGCGGGATGAGTTTGGAGACCGCCTACTGCGCAGAAACCGTCGCTATCACCTACGAGGAAATGGGATTGCTCGATACGGACAAGGGCTCGAACTGGTTCGACCCGGGGTCGTTCTGGAGCGGTGACACGCTGCCTCTTGCGCCCGGCTATCAGCTCGGCGAGGAGATCGCGGTTGTGGTGACCTAG
- the gnd gene encoding phosphogluconate dehydrogenase (NAD(+)-dependent, decarboxylating) gives MQLGMIGLGRMGANIVRRLVAGGHECVVFDHNPEAVEAMAGVAQTTGVSSLSELRDKLAAPRVVWVMVPAGDITTGVIEALATTLGPGDIVIDGGNTYYRDDMRHAKLLSDKGIRLLDCGTSGGVWGLDRGYCLMIGGDDDAFAHAEPIFATVAPGVAAAPRTPGRDGEVAQSEKGYLHCGPAGGGHFVKMVHNGIEYGMMASLAEGLNILRNADIGTRVRTGDAETAPLSNPECYQYDFDIREVAEVWRRGSVIGSWLLDLTAIALHESPELQEFSGRVSDSGEGRWTSIAAIDEGVPAPVLTTALQSRFASRDLDDFANKALSAMRKQFGGHAEKPAN, from the coding sequence ATGCAGCTAGGGATGATCGGCTTGGGCCGGATGGGCGCCAACATCGTTCGCCGGTTGGTCGCGGGTGGACACGAGTGCGTGGTCTTCGACCACAACCCCGAAGCGGTCGAAGCCATGGCCGGGGTGGCGCAGACAACGGGCGTGTCCTCGCTGAGCGAGCTGCGCGACAAGCTCGCCGCGCCTCGCGTCGTCTGGGTGATGGTGCCCGCAGGCGACATCACCACCGGGGTGATCGAGGCGCTGGCCACTACGCTCGGCCCCGGCGATATCGTGATCGACGGTGGCAACACGTACTACCGCGATGACATGCGGCACGCAAAGCTGTTGTCCGATAAGGGGATTCGGCTGCTCGACTGTGGCACCAGCGGCGGCGTGTGGGGACTTGATCGCGGCTACTGCCTCATGATCGGCGGCGATGACGACGCGTTCGCGCACGCGGAGCCGATCTTTGCCACGGTGGCCCCCGGGGTGGCCGCGGCGCCGCGTACCCCGGGCCGAGACGGCGAGGTTGCGCAATCGGAGAAGGGGTACCTGCACTGCGGGCCAGCCGGGGGCGGGCACTTCGTCAAGATGGTGCACAACGGCATCGAGTACGGGATGATGGCCTCGCTTGCAGAAGGGCTGAATATTTTGCGCAACGCCGACATCGGTACCCGCGTGCGCACTGGTGATGCCGAAACCGCGCCGCTATCGAACCCCGAGTGCTATCAGTACGATTTCGATATCCGCGAGGTCGCCGAGGTGTGGCGCCGGGGGAGCGTGATCGGCTCCTGGCTATTGGATCTGACCGCGATCGCGCTGCACGAATCGCCCGAGCTGCAGGAATTCTCCGGGCGCGTGTCCGACTCCGGAGAAGGCCGGTGGACGTCCATCGCGGCCATCGACGAAGGCGTTCCCGCTCCGGTGTTGACGACCGCGCTGCAGTCCCGCTTCGCCTCCCGGGATCTTGACGACTTCGCCAACAAGGCGCTGTCGGCGATGCGGAAGCAGTTCGGTGGCCACGCCGAGAAACCGGCTAACTAG
- a CDS encoding putative quinol monooxygenase, which translates to MIFIVVKFETKPEWTDRWPELVRPFTEATRAEPGNLWFEWSRSLDNPAEYVLVEGFRDGDAGHAHVNSDHFKLAMRELPQALTATPKIISQTIDASDWSAMGEMAVE; encoded by the coding sequence GTGATCTTTATCGTTGTCAAGTTTGAAACCAAACCCGAGTGGACCGACCGCTGGCCGGAGCTCGTCAGGCCGTTCACCGAGGCGACTCGCGCCGAACCGGGCAACCTCTGGTTCGAGTGGTCGCGCAGCCTGGACAACCCGGCCGAATATGTGCTCGTCGAAGGATTCCGCGACGGCGACGCGGGCCACGCACACGTCAATAGCGATCACTTCAAGCTGGCGATGCGGGAGTTGCCGCAGGCGCTGACAGCCACGCCGAAGATCATCAGCCAGACAATCGACGCGTCGGACTGGTCGGCGATGGGGGAGATGGCGGTCGAATAA
- a CDS encoding adenylate/guanylate cyclase domain-containing protein yields the protein MPGVADAIHIAAYILAVVAVAEAGGVVVLWRLLVRSRREADELRERADARNWLFSSGREAVKTVWQTADLVLKEGFGAAVRGSIEDLADWAEVERPDLARVTPDGRVVILFSDIEASTALNERIGDRAWVKLISAHDKLVHDLVHRRDGHVVKSQGDGFMIAFARAEQAVRCGIDIQDALRKDAKRKRRTGIKVRIGIHMGRSVRRGDDLFGRNVAMAARVAAHAVGGQILVSEPVRDAISRCDDLCLDDGRDAELKGFAGDYRLFAVESAGESDLVH from the coding sequence ATGCCGGGCGTCGCCGATGCGATCCACATCGCGGCCTACATTCTGGCCGTGGTCGCGGTGGCCGAAGCCGGTGGTGTCGTCGTGTTGTGGCGGCTTCTTGTCCGCAGTCGCCGTGAGGCCGACGAGCTTCGGGAGCGAGCCGATGCCCGCAACTGGCTATTCTCCAGCGGGCGCGAAGCAGTGAAGACCGTGTGGCAGACCGCCGACCTCGTTCTCAAGGAGGGCTTCGGGGCGGCGGTGCGAGGTTCCATCGAGGACCTCGCCGACTGGGCCGAGGTGGAACGGCCGGACCTGGCCCGGGTCACTCCTGACGGCCGCGTCGTGATCCTGTTCTCCGACATCGAGGCGTCCACCGCCCTCAACGAGCGGATCGGCGACCGCGCGTGGGTCAAACTGATCAGCGCGCACGACAAGCTGGTGCACGACCTCGTCCACCGCCGTGACGGACATGTGGTGAAGAGCCAGGGCGACGGATTCATGATCGCCTTCGCTCGCGCCGAGCAGGCAGTCCGGTGCGGTATCGACATCCAGGACGCACTACGCAAGGACGCAAAACGCAAACGGCGGACGGGAATCAAGGTGCGCATCGGGATCCATATGGGCCGCTCGGTGCGCCGCGGCGACGATCTGTTCGGCCGCAACGTAGCGATGGCCGCCCGGGTTGCCGCGCACGCGGTCGGCGGCCAGATACTCGTAAGCGAACCGGTGCGAGACGCCATCAGCAGGTGCGATGACCTCTGCCTCGACGACGGCCGTGACGCCGAGTTGAAAGGCTTCGCCGGCGACTACCGCTTGTTCGCGGTCGAATCAGCCGGTGAATCCGATCTGGTCCATTAG